One window of the Pseudofrankia sp. DC12 genome contains the following:
- a CDS encoding type III polyketide synthase, whose product MTARPPGAGRPAAAGGGTAAVITGIGTAFPGLLDQQHLWDEYFDRRCGGDRVARRIFLGCGVRTRHAVVDPRHEDVSGWSTAARMRRYVRDAQPLGLRAASAALADAGVSAADIGLFVVVSCTGYSTPGLDIQLARQLGMSERVRRLAIGHMGCYAAIPGMGTAADFVRARRLPALVLCVELTSLHVQPVPDGAGRDLEQVVAHALFGDAAAAVVLVPDATDGLEVLDTTAVTAPASEQLMTWQVTDHGFRMGLSSKVPEVLASHVEAATTALLDPFALTLADVKGWAVHPGGPRIVDVVEERLGLDRARTDPSRQILGSRGNCSSATVLLVLERLRDVLDVGAAAVGMAFGPGLTLCLALLRRR is encoded by the coding sequence GTGACAGCGCGGCCCCCGGGCGCCGGACGGCCGGCGGCGGCGGGCGGCGGGACCGCGGCCGTCATCACCGGGATCGGGACGGCGTTCCCCGGGCTGCTCGACCAGCAGCACCTGTGGGACGAGTACTTCGACCGGCGGTGCGGCGGCGACCGGGTGGCCCGCCGGATCTTCCTGGGATGCGGGGTCCGGACCCGGCACGCCGTGGTGGACCCACGCCATGAGGACGTCAGCGGCTGGTCGACGGCCGCGCGGATGCGCCGCTACGTCCGGGACGCCCAGCCCCTCGGCCTGCGCGCGGCCAGCGCCGCGCTCGCGGACGCCGGCGTGAGCGCCGCCGACATCGGGCTGTTCGTCGTCGTGTCATGCACCGGCTACAGCACACCCGGCCTGGACATCCAGCTCGCCCGCCAGCTCGGCATGTCCGAGCGGGTCCGGCGGCTGGCGATCGGCCACATGGGCTGCTACGCGGCGATCCCCGGGATGGGGACGGCCGCCGACTTCGTCCGGGCCCGCCGGCTGCCCGCGCTGGTGCTGTGCGTGGAGCTCACCTCCCTGCACGTCCAGCCGGTGCCCGACGGCGCCGGGCGGGACCTCGAGCAGGTCGTCGCGCACGCACTGTTCGGCGACGCCGCCGCCGCGGTCGTCCTCGTGCCCGACGCCACGGACGGCCTGGAGGTCCTCGACACCACGGCCGTGACCGCCCCGGCCAGCGAGCAGCTGATGACCTGGCAGGTCACCGACCACGGGTTCCGGATGGGGCTGTCCTCGAAGGTCCCCGAGGTGCTGGCGTCCCACGTCGAGGCGGCGACGACGGCGCTGCTGGACCCGTTCGCGCTCACGCTCGCCGACGTGAAGGGCTGGGCGGTGCATCCCGGCGGCCCGCGCATCGTCGACGTCGTCGAGGAACGGCTAGGGCTGGACCGTGCCCGGACCGACCCGAGCCGCCAGATCCTCGGCTCGCGGGGCAACTGTTCCTCGGCGACCGTGCTGCTCGTCCTCGAACGGCTGCGCGACGTGCTCGACGTCGGAGCCGCGGCGGTCGGGATGGCGTTCGGTCCGGGGCTGACGCTGTGCCTGGCCCTCCTGCGGCGCCGATAG
- a CDS encoding acyl-CoA dehydrogenase family protein has translation MSVELGGRVDGGRLAREVAPALAARAGEADRLGELPAGDLDDLRTAGLFGLLVPSRLGGLGGAFSDWADAARVLAEGSGSTALALNMHCSVVGALAGTPDELARAMGAPESYFAARDRVLAQAAAGSFIAVAMSERGAGSRLSALRTSYRREGDGYRITGLKSFCSGASHADLYFVAARADDDGSDGSDSQPAGKVSHFLVPAGPGMTVEPNWDTLGMRGTGSHDLRLDAWVPADTLIGGLEGLSLLIAQIMPQWLVASYAAVYAGVGRATFNAGVEHARGRTAPGLPEGLVALPAVRARFGRADVALAALDLVVDECARRVDADPGSLATNAWVWRAKLLAGQTAQDVAASVVEACGTAVTRRGHPLERLYRDARCGSLQPATSDVCADWLGLAALGGDPDADADVPRW, from the coding sequence ATGAGCGTCGAGCTGGGCGGGCGGGTCGACGGCGGGCGGCTCGCCCGGGAGGTCGCCCCGGCGCTGGCGGCGCGGGCCGGCGAGGCGGACCGCCTCGGGGAGCTGCCGGCCGGCGACCTCGACGACCTGCGCACGGCCGGCCTGTTCGGCCTGCTCGTGCCCAGCCGGCTGGGCGGCCTGGGCGGCGCCTTCTCCGACTGGGCCGACGCCGCGCGGGTCCTCGCCGAGGGCAGCGGCTCGACGGCCCTCGCGCTGAACATGCACTGCTCCGTCGTGGGCGCGCTGGCCGGGACCCCGGACGAGCTGGCCCGGGCGATGGGCGCGCCGGAGTCGTACTTCGCCGCCCGGGACCGGGTGCTGGCCCAGGCCGCCGCCGGGTCGTTCATCGCCGTCGCGATGAGCGAGCGGGGCGCGGGCTCCCGGCTGTCCGCGCTGCGGACCTCCTACCGCCGCGAAGGCGACGGCTACCGGATCACCGGCCTGAAGTCGTTCTGCTCGGGCGCCTCGCACGCCGACCTCTACTTCGTCGCCGCCCGGGCCGACGACGACGGCTCCGACGGCTCCGACAGCCAGCCAGCCGGGAAGGTCAGCCATTTCCTCGTCCCCGCCGGGCCGGGGATGACCGTCGAGCCCAACTGGGACACCCTCGGCATGCGGGGCACCGGCAGCCATGACCTGCGGCTGGACGCCTGGGTCCCGGCGGACACGCTGATCGGCGGGCTGGAGGGGCTGAGCCTGCTGATCGCGCAGATCATGCCGCAGTGGCTGGTGGCCTCGTACGCGGCCGTCTACGCCGGTGTCGGCCGGGCCACGTTCAACGCGGGCGTCGAGCATGCCCGCGGCCGGACCGCGCCGGGACTACCGGAGGGCCTCGTCGCTCTGCCCGCGGTCCGGGCCCGGTTCGGCCGGGCGGACGTCGCGCTCGCCGCGCTCGACCTGGTCGTCGACGAGTGCGCCAGGCGGGTCGACGCCGATCCCGGGTCCCTGGCGACGAACGCCTGGGTATGGCGGGCGAAGCTGCTGGCCGGGCAGACCGCGCAGGACGTCGCCGCCTCCGTCGTCGAGGCCTGCGGGACGGCGGTGACCCGGCGCGGCCATCCACTGGAACGCCTCTACCGGGACGCGAGATGCGGGTCGCTGCAGCCCGCCACCTCCGACGTGTGCGCCGACTGGCTGGGGCTCGCGGCGCTCGGCGGCGACCCGGACGCGGACGCCGACGTGCCCCGGTGGTGA
- a CDS encoding class I SAM-dependent methyltransferase: protein MPPARAEPAPAEPKGRRPPRRRRNDPAQYDDLADQWWPTHGRFAALHWLAEARARLIPPPPRPGTPLLDLACGGGLLAPVLTGELAGWRHVGVDLSSSALRQAGEHGVATVLADVTRLPFRDGEFPCVVAGEMFEHLEDLDAACAAIARVLAPGGTLVIDTLADTVFCRVGLVRIAERLPGGPPPRLHDPRLLVSPERLGAALEQSGIAMRVVGGLRPSVRDYARWLARRADSVRMVPIRSTAGVYQAIGTRS, encoded by the coding sequence CTGCCGCCGGCCCGCGCCGAGCCTGCCCCGGCCGAGCCGAAGGGACGGCGGCCGCCCCGGCGGCGCCGTAACGACCCCGCGCAGTACGACGACCTCGCCGACCAGTGGTGGCCCACGCATGGCCGGTTCGCCGCGCTGCACTGGCTGGCCGAGGCACGCGCGCGGCTCATCCCGCCGCCGCCGCGCCCCGGAACACCGCTGCTCGACCTGGCCTGCGGTGGCGGGCTGCTCGCGCCGGTACTCACCGGGGAGCTCGCGGGCTGGCGGCACGTCGGCGTCGATCTCTCCTCGTCGGCGCTGCGCCAGGCCGGCGAGCACGGCGTGGCGACGGTGCTGGCCGACGTGACCCGGCTGCCGTTCCGCGACGGCGAGTTCCCGTGCGTCGTCGCCGGGGAGATGTTCGAGCACCTGGAGGATCTCGACGCGGCCTGCGCGGCGATCGCGCGCGTCCTGGCCCCGGGTGGAACCCTGGTGATCGACACCCTCGCGGATACGGTCTTCTGCCGGGTCGGCCTGGTGCGCATAGCCGAGCGCCTGCCCGGGGGGCCGCCGCCGCGCCTGCACGACCCCCGGCTGCTGGTCTCGCCCGAGCGCCTGGGCGCGGCGCTGGAACAGTCCGGGATCGCGATGAGGGTCGTCGGCGGCCTGCGTCCTTCTGTCCGTGACTACGCCCGCTGGCTGGCGCGGCGCGCCGACTCGGTCCGGATGGTCCCCATCCGCTCGACGGCGGGCGTCTACCAGGCGATCGGGACCAGGTCGTGA
- a CDS encoding VWA domain-containing protein encodes MAPGPAPAAGVPVTRAAGTVIVAVDVSNSMAATDVPPNRITAAEKAATAFIKAQPAGSRIGLVTFSGIAGLLVPPTTDTTKLLDALQNLTTSRGTAIGQGILTSIDAIADADPSVAPTGATVSGNGTGPYAADVIVVLTDGANTQGVDPQTAAKQAAARRLRVYTTGFGTTTPAPMVCGSSQAGNGAFGGFGGFGGGGGGGGGGGRLGDRRLLVIGEQALRQVAATTGGAYYRAQNAGQLQDALGTLPRNITVTHKHKDIAAWFAGIGAAVGLSLWWNRVRRLPAAAGSPPPLAEGQASTRQIPAGR; translated from the coding sequence ATGGCTCCTGGGCCGGCGCCCGCGGCGGGCGTGCCCGTCACCCGCGCCGCCGGCACGGTGATCGTCGCCGTGGACGTCTCGAACAGCATGGCCGCGACGGACGTGCCGCCCAACCGGATCACCGCCGCCGAGAAGGCCGCGACGGCCTTCATCAAGGCGCAGCCGGCGGGCTCCCGGATCGGGCTGGTCACCTTCTCCGGCATCGCGGGGCTGCTCGTCCCGCCCACCACCGACACCACGAAGCTGCTGGACGCGCTGCAGAACCTGACGACGTCGCGCGGCACCGCGATCGGCCAGGGCATCCTCACCTCGATCGACGCCATCGCGGACGCCGACCCGTCCGTCGCGCCGACCGGCGCGACCGTCAGTGGGAACGGCACCGGCCCGTACGCGGCCGACGTGATCGTCGTGCTCACCGACGGCGCCAACACCCAGGGCGTGGACCCGCAGACCGCCGCGAAGCAGGCGGCCGCCCGCCGCCTGCGCGTCTACACGACCGGGTTCGGCACGACGACGCCGGCGCCCATGGTCTGTGGCAGCTCGCAGGCTGGCAACGGGGCCTTCGGCGGGTTTGGCGGATTCGGCGGCGGGGGCGGGGGCGGGGGCGGGGGCGGCCGGCTCGGCGACCGCAGGCTGCTGGTCATCGGCGAGCAGGCCCTACGCCAGGTCGCGGCCACCACCGGCGGCGCGTACTACCGGGCGCAGAACGCGGGCCAGCTCCAGGACGCGCTCGGCACCCTGCCGCGCAACATCACCGTGACCCACAAGCACAAGGACATCGCCGCCTGGTTCGCCGGCATCGGCGCGGCGGTCGGTCTCTCGCTGTGGTGGAACCGGGTCCGGCGCCTGCCGGCCGCGGCGGGGTCTCCCCCACCGCTGGCCGAGGGCCAGGCCAGCACCCGACAGATCCCGGCGGGCCGATGA
- a CDS encoding peroxiredoxin — MLRVGDTAPDFELPDESNTPRKLSMLLADGPVVLFFYPAAMTKGCTAESCHFRDLAAEFAKVGAQRVGISTDTVAKQKEFSEKHSFDYPLLSDADGTVSKEFGVKRSLDLLRVKRATFVIGKDRVIVEVINSELNMNTHADKALAALGA, encoded by the coding sequence ATGCTGCGCGTCGGCGACACCGCTCCGGATTTCGAGCTGCCGGACGAGAGCAACACCCCCCGCAAGCTGTCCATGCTGCTGGCGGACGGGCCGGTCGTGCTGTTCTTCTACCCCGCCGCGATGACGAAGGGCTGCACCGCGGAGAGCTGCCATTTCCGCGACCTCGCGGCCGAGTTCGCGAAGGTCGGAGCCCAGCGGGTCGGCATCAGCACCGACACGGTCGCGAAGCAGAAGGAGTTCTCCGAGAAGCACTCCTTCGACTACCCGCTGCTGTCGGACGCCGATGGGACCGTGTCGAAGGAGTTCGGCGTGAAGCGGTCCCTCGACCTGCTGCGCGTCAAGCGCGCCACCTTCGTGATCGGCAAGGACCGCGTCATCGTCGAGGTCATCAACAGCGAGCTGAACATGAACACCCACGCCGACAAGGCCCTGGCCGCCCTCGGCGCCTGA
- a CDS encoding DUF2993 domain-containing protein, which translates to MNQERGEDWQPQPDATDGPPPDVSWGWRRPADESGSPVIPRRSAPSHPESAPSSGSAGPAPDASPYRPGYAVRPTAARSSSEPGGPVRPTRPYDGHKAGGPVRPTRPYDGHKTGGPVRPTRPYDGDEAGFPTAGYGGHLGAGSGPGYGGEPPPGEYGGSSAPEPPPWRRRPSRLVTILTAVAVVLVLLFVVVDRVAVTVAESEMAKQLRTGVTQGLACGSTPPTVQDVSIGGFPFLTQILFGKYKSIGVTVKDLPTPGPRIASVQATLKGVHVPLHQILTNSVGDVRVDNIQATMRVRYDDLNTYLAGQPGEVKVNPLDNGRRVEITAIADLPLVGAQEVGGVTTFEVRNNQVTLVPSEITLRGALNLDIPLGGLGELVPSIPLPVGNLPFRLTVTSASTDATGLSLSATAATVVLPKQAAPIQCPPAG; encoded by the coding sequence GTGAACCAGGAGCGCGGCGAGGACTGGCAGCCCCAGCCGGACGCCACCGACGGCCCGCCGCCCGATGTGTCCTGGGGCTGGCGGCGCCCGGCTGACGAGTCGGGGAGCCCGGTCATCCCGCGCCGGTCGGCGCCGTCCCACCCGGAATCCGCACCATCGTCGGGCTCGGCTGGACCGGCCCCGGATGCGAGCCCGTACCGCCCGGGATACGCGGTACGACCGACCGCCGCCCGATCGTCCAGCGAGCCAGGCGGGCCGGTCCGGCCGACCCGGCCGTACGACGGCCACAAAGCGGGCGGGCCGGTCCGGCCGACCCGGCCGTACGACGGCCACAAGACGGGCGGGCCGGTCCGGCCGACCCGGCCGTACGACGGCGACGAGGCTGGTTTTCCGACCGCCGGGTACGGCGGCCACCTCGGCGCGGGATCAGGACCGGGCTACGGCGGGGAGCCGCCGCCCGGCGAGTACGGCGGGAGCTCCGCCCCGGAGCCGCCGCCGTGGCGCCGCCGGCCCTCGCGGCTGGTCACGATCCTCACGGCAGTCGCGGTGGTGCTGGTCCTGCTGTTCGTGGTGGTCGACCGCGTCGCGGTGACGGTGGCCGAGAGCGAGATGGCCAAGCAGCTGCGGACGGGCGTCACCCAGGGCCTGGCCTGCGGCTCGACGCCGCCGACGGTGCAGGACGTCAGCATCGGCGGCTTCCCGTTCCTCACCCAGATCCTCTTCGGGAAGTACAAGAGCATTGGCGTGACGGTCAAGGACCTCCCGACGCCCGGGCCGCGGATCGCGTCGGTCCAGGCGACCCTGAAGGGCGTCCATGTACCGCTCCACCAGATCCTGACCAACAGTGTCGGCGACGTGCGGGTCGACAACATCCAGGCGACGATGCGGGTCCGCTACGACGACCTGAACACGTACCTGGCCGGTCAGCCGGGCGAGGTCAAGGTCAACCCGCTGGACAACGGCCGGCGCGTCGAGATCACCGCCATCGCGGACCTGCCGCTGGTCGGAGCCCAGGAGGTCGGTGGCGTCACCACCTTCGAGGTCCGGAACAACCAGGTGACCCTGGTTCCCTCCGAGATCACGCTGCGGGGGGCGCTCAACCTCGATATCCCACTGGGCGGCCTGGGGGAGCTGGTCCCGTCGATCCCGCTCCCCGTCGGCAACCTGCCGTTCCGCCTGACCGTCACCAGCGCGTCGACCGACGCGACCGGGCTGTCCCTGTCCGCGACCGCCGCGACCGTCGTGCTGCCCAAGCAGGCCGCGCCGATCCAGTGCCCGCCCGCGGGATAG
- a CDS encoding type III polyketide synthase, with protein MPAEMFPALLAVSAAAPGAPLAQTDIWDEFYAPVFADVPHARRLFVEANTVGRRHLNWDPRTAFQDGFPPVGPRVDAWERCALDLGRRTLPAVLTGQDRSRVGTFIMVSSTGYACPGPDSQLVAELGLRPDVRRVFVGHMGCYAALVGLRAGADALAARPDELVLLTCVEVTSAHLRGEATREQAVVHGLFGDACASVLLGTVPGGPSLPAAPALAGPGPAGTRLTSDTRLAADAEAAADTWPAGDTGIAGDAALAGDTAVAVGAQVLATRTEVTPGTSEHMSIRIHEDGFRLRLSPAIPSLLRAGTPGFVDRLLAGTGVGVEDVRHWVLHPGGPRIIDAVGDAFGLSDAQLRPSRETLRDYGNCSSVTVLLALRRLMSGAAGERPAPGDHAILLAFGPGLTTEAALVRF; from the coding sequence ATGCCCGCCGAAATGTTTCCCGCGCTGCTTGCGGTTAGCGCCGCCGCACCCGGTGCGCCTCTTGCCCAGACCGACATCTGGGACGAGTTCTACGCCCCGGTCTTCGCCGACGTCCCGCATGCGCGCCGGTTGTTCGTCGAGGCGAACACCGTCGGGCGCAGGCACCTGAACTGGGACCCGCGGACCGCGTTCCAGGACGGCTTCCCGCCGGTCGGCCCGCGGGTCGACGCCTGGGAACGGTGTGCCCTCGACCTGGGCCGGCGCACGCTGCCAGCGGTTCTCACCGGCCAGGACCGGTCGAGGGTCGGCACGTTCATCATGGTCAGCTCCACCGGGTATGCCTGCCCCGGCCCGGACTCCCAGCTCGTCGCCGAGCTCGGCCTTCGCCCGGATGTCCGGCGGGTGTTCGTCGGCCACATGGGCTGCTACGCGGCGCTGGTCGGCCTGCGGGCGGGCGCCGACGCGCTCGCGGCCCGGCCCGACGAGCTCGTGCTGCTGACCTGCGTCGAGGTCACGTCGGCGCACCTTCGCGGCGAGGCGACCCGCGAACAGGCCGTCGTGCACGGTCTGTTCGGCGACGCCTGCGCGAGCGTCCTGCTCGGCACCGTTCCGGGCGGCCCGAGCCTGCCAGCCGCTCCCGCCCTGGCGGGACCAGGCCCGGCCGGCACCAGGCTCACGAGCGACACCAGGCTCGCGGCCGATGCCGAGGCTGCTGCTGACACCTGGCCAGCCGGTGACACCGGGATTGCCGGCGACGCCGCGCTCGCGGGCGACACCGCGGTGGCGGTCGGCGCCCAGGTGCTGGCGACCCGGACCGAGGTCACGCCCGGCACGTCCGAGCACATGTCGATCCGGATCCACGAGGACGGCTTCCGGCTTCGGCTCTCACCGGCCATCCCGTCGCTGCTGCGGGCCGGCACGCCCGGCTTCGTCGACCGCCTGCTCGCCGGGACCGGGGTGGGCGTCGAGGACGTCCGGCACTGGGTGCTGCATCCGGGCGGCCCGCGGATCATCGACGCGGTGGGTGACGCGTTCGGGCTCTCCGACGCGCAGCTGCGGCCGTCGCGGGAGACGCTGCGCGACTACGGCAACTGTTCGTCGGTCACGGTGCTGCTGGCGCTGCGCCGGCTGATGAGCGGCGCCGCCGGCGAGCGCCCAGCGCCGGGTGACCACGCGATTCTGCTGGCCTTCGGCCCGGGCCTGACGACAGAGGCCGCACTGGTCCGGTTCTGA
- a CDS encoding MarR family transcriptional regulator: protein MGKPTHLIEYEGMLLGRYAHLSARGEQRAGGLERSAYILLSRIRMQGPMSLGQLSEAFGLDVSTLHRQTAAMRREGLAERIADPDGGMARKFRITAEGARRLDRQRAEIVAGIDQVVEDWTAEEVAAFAAFLKRFNAGIERRGGRPWPRPSDGPSEGG, encoded by the coding sequence ATGGGCAAGCCCACGCACCTGATCGAATACGAGGGCATGCTGCTCGGCCGGTACGCGCATCTGTCCGCGCGCGGCGAGCAGCGAGCCGGCGGGCTGGAGCGCAGCGCCTACATCCTGCTCAGCCGGATCCGGATGCAGGGCCCGATGTCGCTCGGGCAGCTCAGCGAGGCCTTCGGCCTCGACGTCTCGACCCTGCATCGCCAGACCGCGGCGATGCGCCGCGAGGGCCTGGCCGAGCGGATCGCGGACCCGGACGGCGGGATGGCGCGCAAGTTCCGGATCACGGCCGAGGGAGCCCGCCGGCTGGACCGGCAGCGAGCCGAGATCGTTGCCGGCATCGATCAGGTGGTCGAGGACTGGACCGCCGAGGAGGTGGCCGCCTTCGCGGCGTTCCTCAAGCGGTTCAACGCCGGGATCGAGCGGCGCGGCGGACGGCCCTGGCCGCGCCCGTCGGACGGGCCGTCAGAGGGCGGGTGA
- a CDS encoding ABC transporter substrate-binding protein, whose protein sequence is MIRKRRTMLGVFATASAMLLAAGCGSSKSDGGSATASGKANKTITVGVLTDVTGPASSGNKTFVDGVEAGVVYAARNGYTIKTVVADTATNPTTALTAAQKLVTQDHVSVVFGQSAIFFTASNYLTAHNVPVIGMSEDGPEWITAKNMFSVAGPLQQTKVAETTGKLFKLLGVTNVAALGYGISPVSAESAASGAASAEVAGLKVSYLNAKFPFGSTDVGPEVLAMKAAGIDGLYPTVDPNTAFALVTGLRNQGVDLKAALLPTGYGGDLLQAGQGALNQAQGVYFTLGYEPIEMQTAATKQLQADFKSAGITEAPTYAAYNGYVSTGLLVRALKANGGNTAAASIIGSLSNIHDWDAMGLFGSHKADINDRVNIVGGADNCIWVTKLEGNEFTLVKGATPICGALVPGKTVAAAS, encoded by the coding sequence ATGATCCGCAAACGACGGACCATGTTAGGCGTCTTCGCGACCGCGTCGGCGATGCTCTTAGCCGCCGGCTGCGGCTCGTCGAAGTCCGACGGCGGCAGCGCCACCGCCTCCGGCAAGGCGAACAAGACCATCACGGTCGGTGTGCTCACCGACGTCACCGGACCGGCGTCCTCCGGCAACAAGACATTCGTCGACGGGGTGGAGGCGGGCGTCGTCTACGCGGCCCGCAACGGCTACACCATCAAGACCGTGGTCGCCGACACGGCGACCAACCCGACGACCGCCCTGACCGCGGCCCAGAAACTCGTCACCCAGGACCACGTCTCGGTCGTGTTCGGCCAGTCCGCCATCTTCTTCACCGCGTCGAACTACCTGACGGCGCACAACGTCCCCGTGATCGGCATGAGCGAGGACGGCCCGGAGTGGATCACCGCGAAGAACATGTTCTCGGTCGCCGGACCGCTGCAGCAGACCAAGGTCGCGGAGACCACCGGGAAGCTGTTCAAGCTGCTCGGTGTCACCAACGTCGCCGCGCTCGGGTACGGGATCTCGCCGGTATCGGCCGAGAGCGCCGCCTCCGGCGCGGCGTCGGCGGAGGTGGCGGGTCTCAAGGTCAGCTACCTGAACGCCAAGTTCCCCTTCGGCAGCACCGACGTCGGGCCTGAGGTCCTGGCCATGAAGGCGGCCGGGATCGACGGCCTGTACCCGACGGTCGACCCGAACACCGCGTTCGCGCTGGTCACTGGCCTGCGCAACCAGGGGGTCGACCTCAAGGCGGCGCTGCTGCCCACCGGGTATGGCGGCGACCTGCTCCAGGCCGGCCAGGGCGCGCTGAACCAGGCCCAGGGTGTGTACTTCACGCTCGGTTACGAGCCGATCGAGATGCAGACCGCCGCGACCAAGCAGCTGCAGGCCGACTTCAAGAGCGCCGGCATCACCGAGGCGCCGACGTACGCCGCCTACAACGGCTATGTCTCCACCGGCCTGCTGGTCCGCGCGCTCAAGGCCAACGGCGGCAACACGGCCGCGGCCTCGATCATCGGTTCCCTGTCGAACATCCACGACTGGGACGCGATGGGTCTGTTCGGTAGCCACAAGGCCGACATCAACGACCGCGTGAACATCGTCGGCGGTGCGGACAACTGCATCTGGGTGACCAAGCTCGAGGGCAACGAGTTCACCCTCGTCAAGGGCGCGACCCCCATCTGCGGTGCTCTCGTCCCCGGCAAGACGGTCGCTGCGGCCTCCTGA
- a CDS encoding amidohydrolase family protein: MVHDEGTSAASRPVDADNHYYEPLDAFTRHLDRKLRHRAVRVVQDGSHAEMVIAGKVNNFIPNPTFDPVIVPGCLDLQFRGQIPPGVDPRSLTKVEPISPAYRDRDVRIMTMDAQGLDAVLLFPTLGCGVEQALVRDVPATMASLTAFNRWLEDDWGYAYQGRIFAAPMISLADPAGAVEEVDRVLALGARIVHVRPAPVPTGGDHGRSLGDRAHDPVWARLAEADIPVAFHLGDSGYNGTVGAAWGGPEDFAPFRAPDPLGSVLIADRAIHDTMASLIVGGVFTRHPALRVASVENGSDWVYPLVKSVRKLANRAPRLVPEDPLDTLRQHVWVTPYYEEDLRKLADTIGVERVLFGSDWPHGEGLAEPAAFVDELGAFSPDEVHRIMRANCAELIGLPS, from the coding sequence ATGGTCCACGACGAGGGTACGAGCGCGGCGTCGCGACCGGTCGACGCCGACAACCACTACTACGAGCCGCTCGACGCCTTCACCCGCCATCTCGACCGGAAGCTGCGCCACCGCGCGGTTCGGGTCGTCCAGGACGGGTCGCATGCCGAGATGGTCATCGCGGGCAAGGTCAACAACTTCATCCCGAACCCGACGTTCGACCCGGTCATCGTCCCGGGCTGCCTCGACCTGCAGTTCCGCGGCCAGATCCCGCCCGGCGTCGACCCGCGCAGCCTGACGAAGGTCGAGCCCATCTCGCCCGCCTACCGGGACCGCGACGTCCGGATCATGACGATGGACGCGCAGGGCCTCGACGCGGTGCTGCTGTTCCCGACGCTGGGCTGCGGCGTCGAGCAGGCGCTGGTGCGCGACGTGCCGGCGACGATGGCGAGCCTCACCGCGTTCAACCGCTGGCTGGAGGACGACTGGGGCTACGCCTACCAGGGGCGGATCTTCGCCGCGCCGATGATCTCGCTGGCCGACCCGGCCGGCGCCGTCGAGGAGGTCGACCGGGTGCTCGCGCTCGGAGCCCGGATCGTGCACGTCCGGCCGGCGCCGGTGCCGACCGGAGGCGACCACGGCCGCTCCCTGGGCGACCGGGCCCACGACCCGGTCTGGGCCCGGCTCGCCGAGGCGGACATCCCGGTGGCGTTCCACCTGGGTGACAGCGGCTACAACGGCACGGTCGGCGCCGCCTGGGGCGGGCCTGAGGACTTCGCGCCGTTCCGGGCGCCGGACCCGCTCGGCAGCGTCCTCATCGCCGACCGGGCGATCCACGACACCATGGCGAGCCTCATCGTCGGCGGCGTGTTCACCCGCCACCCGGCGCTGCGGGTGGCGAGCGTCGAGAACGGCTCCGACTGGGTCTACCCCCTGGTCAAGAGCGTGCGGAAGCTGGCGAACCGGGCGCCGCGCCTGGTGCCCGAGGACCCGCTGGACACGCTGCGCCAGCACGTCTGGGTGACGCCTTACTACGAGGAGGACCTGCGCAAGCTGGCCGACACGATCGGGGTGGAGCGGGTCCTGTTCGGCTCCGACTGGCCGCACGGCGAGGGCCTCGCCGAGCCGGCGGCGTTCGTCGACGAGCTGGGCGCCTTCAGCCCGGACGAGGTGCACCGGATCATGCGCGCGAACTGCGCCGAGCTCATCGGTCTGCCCAGCTGA